From Pseudorasbora parva isolate DD20220531a chromosome 25, ASM2467924v1, whole genome shotgun sequence, one genomic window encodes:
- the kcnj11 gene encoding ATP-sensitive inward rectifier potassium channel 11, producing MLSRKGLIPDDYLLTRLAEDVLQPKFETKSRKARFVAKNGTCNVAHTNIREQGRFLQDVFTTLVDLKWLHTLVIFTMSFLCSWLLFGMVWWLIAFAHGDLDQKGDDFVPCVTDIHSFSSAFLFSIEVQVTIGFGGRMVTEECVSAIVILIIQNIVGLLINAIMLGCIFMKTAQANRRAETLIFSKHAVITVRNNKLCFMFRLGDLRKSMIISAAIHMQVVRKTVTNEGEMVPLDQIDIQMDNPVGTNSIFLVSPLIISHVIDKNSPLYDLSADGLLHEDIEVIVVLEGVVETTGITTQARTSYLSEEILWGQRFVPTVSQEDGMYAVDYSKFGNTIKVATPSCSARALDEAGGLERFKLKEFTSAGASVRRRIKRQHTKDK from the coding sequence ATGTTGTCCCGAAAAGGACTCATTCCCGATGACTATTTGCTGACTCGGTTGGCGGAGGATGTGTTACAACCCAAATTCGAGACTAAATCGAGGAAGGCGCGATTCGTCGCCAAGAACGGAACGTGCAACGTCGCTCACACGAACATTCGCGAACAAGGACGCTTTCTACAGGACGTGTTCACCACTTTAGTGGATCTAAAATGGCTTCATACTCTGGTGATCTTCACTATGTCCTTCCTATGCAGTTGGCTGTTGTTCGGGATGGTCTGGTGGCTCATCGCCTTCGCGCACGGAGACCTGGACCAGAAAGGTGACGACTTTGTGCCGTGCGTAACGGACATCCACTCGTTCTCCTCCGCCTTTCTGTTCTCCATCGAAGTGCAGGTGACCATCGGTTTTGGAGGACGGATGGTCACGGAGGAGTGCGTATCGGCCATCGTGATACTCATCATCCAGAACATAGTCGGTTTGCTGATCAATGCCATCATGTTAGGATGCATCTTCATGAAAACGGCGCAAGCCAACCGGCGAGCGGAAACGCTCATCTTCAGCAAACACGCGGTTATAACGGTCCGAAATAACAAGCTGTGCTTCATGTTTCGCCTCGGGGACTTGAGGAAGAGCATGATCATCAGTGCCGCCATTCACATGCAGGTGGTGCGGAAAACCGTCACCAATGAAGGCGAGATGGTGCCTTTGGACCAGATAGACATACAGATGGACAACCCGGTGGGCACCAACAGCATCTTTCTGGTGTCGCCCCTCATCATCAGTCACGTTATTGATAAAAACAGCCCGCTGTATGATCTATCCGCGGATGGGCTGCTGCACGAGGACATTGAGGTGATTGTCGTACTGGAGGGGGTGGTGGAGACAACCGGCATCACCACCCAAGCGCGGACCTCTTACCTGTCCGAGGAGATATTATGGGGTCAGAGGTTTGTGCCAACGGTGTCCCAAGAAGACGGGATGTATGCTGTGGACTATTCCAAGTTTGGAAACACCATTAAAGTGGCCACGCCGAGCTGCAGCGCGCGGGCGCTGGACGAGGCGGGAGGATTGGAGAGGTTCAAACTGAAGGAGTTCACGAGCGCAGGCGCGTCAGTGAGGAGGAGAATCAAACGACAGCACACCAAAGACAAATGA